The Coriobacteriia bacterium genome contains a region encoding:
- a CDS encoding type IV toxin-antitoxin system AbiEi family antitoxin domain-containing protein, with protein sequence MTKTQELLLFMEGRGGVTRSTDLLDAGFSAGLIAALENNGTIERETRGVYVTAGTILDDFARVHLRWNRCVFSHGSALYLQGLSDRLPFHLEVTVPREYNTTSLATNNPDLIIYRANKTAYPLGITEVRSMSGIMVKAYDAERCICDLLIARRKDGIDIQLFAGAMDGYFRRKNKDIGKLSTYAKVLGVGDELHRYTEVLL encoded by the coding sequence ATGACCAAGACTCAGGAACTATTGCTGTTCATGGAAGGGCGTGGCGGTGTTACGCGCTCGACAGATCTGCTTGATGCCGGGTTCAGCGCCGGGCTCATTGCCGCTCTTGAGAATAACGGCACCATCGAGCGAGAAACCCGCGGTGTGTACGTAACCGCCGGAACCATTCTCGATGACTTCGCGCGCGTTCATCTTCGATGGAACCGATGCGTGTTCTCCCATGGAAGCGCCCTGTATCTGCAAGGGCTCTCCGATCGCCTGCCCTTCCACTTGGAAGTTACGGTCCCGCGTGAATACAACACTACGAGTTTGGCAACCAATAACCCCGACCTTATCATCTATCGCGCAAACAAGACCGCCTACCCTTTGGGTATCACCGAGGTACGCAGCATGTCCGGCATCATGGTGAAAGCCTACGATGCAGAGCGCTGCATCTGCGACCTTCTGATCGCACGACGAAAAGACGGCATCGATATCCAGTTGTTTGCCGGAGCGATGGATGGGTATTTCAGACGTAAGAACAAAGACATCGGCAAGCTGAGCACCTACGCCAAGGTGCTTGGTGTAGGTGATGAACTTCACAGATATACGGAGGTGCTTCTATGA